The Blastopirellula sediminis sequence GACTTGTGAACATCCCAATAGCTTTGGTTGTATTCCGGCGTCGTCGGATCGCATTCCCGCTGCCAACCAAAGAGGCCGGCGAAACCCCAACAAGCGTCGGAGTAGCGATCTTCAAACGCTTCCGCCGTCCAAGTCGCTCTTTGCCATTGGGCGATCGCAAAAGCGAGGTTGGGGACTTCGATACGAACCTGGCCCCCTTCGGCCAGCGCTTTATGCCAGTCTTGTAACGTCACCTTCAGTTCGGCCAGCGTCAGATGCTCGAGCGTATGGCGACTGTAGATCTCTCCCAGGCCGGTGCAAAACTGAGACACTTCCCAGGCTTTGCAAGCCAGATGGACGTGCGGCAAGGGACGGATGTCGCTGCCGAAATATCCTTCTTGTTTATCCTCACCGCAACCGACGTAAAGCTTCGCCCCTTGCGGAATCGGCGCTCGCAGTTTCGATCGATATCGCTTCGTCAGTTCGTATCCAAATGCGGACGCTACGTTGCGTAGTACAAATTCGATCATGCGGCGAATTCCTTGCTAACTTTCGATCTATGGGACGATTCAATCGGGCAATCGCCGCTACGCTGGTGCACGCCGTTATGCGGCGCGGAACAGTTGTTCGTAATTTCGGGTATACGCGTCCCAGCTATACTGGATCACGCTCTGGCGGACGTCCGTCTGTAATCGCTTCGCTTCTCGGATCAAGTCGACGACGATCGCTGGATCCTGATCCTCGGCCGGAAACAGGAATCCGTTCTCGCCATGTCGAATGACGTCGGGGGCGAATCCTGTATCGCTCGCCACCGGTACGACGTTGCTCATCATCGATTCCAACAACGGGATTGGACCCCCTTCCAGTTGCGAAGCCGAGACGAAGACGTCGAGTTCGTTGTAAAACTTCGGGTACTGCGAATATTTCGTTTCGCGATATTCCAGGTTGCCGAGTCCGAACAACTCGCCGAAGCGAGGATACTCGCGCCAGTTCCGTCCCATCAGAACGAACTCCTGGTCGGGCATCATGCGGATGATTTCCAGAATGCGGTCCGGGTTTTTTCGTTCGTAATAGGCGGTGCAGAATCCGATTCTGCCTCCGCCTCGCTGGTGCGGCTGAAAGAACTGCAGGTCGGCCGCGCCGACGATCGTCGACACGCGCTCTTGCTCAACGCCCAGTTCGATCAGGTACTGTCTCCATTTCGAACACATCGTGACGACGCGAGCCGTATTCAACGCGTCGATCGTCTCTTGTCCGCCGAGTCCCGGCTCTTTCGGATGGGTAAACCAGACGATGCAGTTCTTCTCGGCGAGCCAGGGATTGAGGCTGAGCGCCGACTTGTAGAAGTGGTAGTGGCAGAAGAAGTAGGCGCTGGCGAGCGGCAATCCTTTGTAGTCGTCGCAAAAGACGTACGGCGATACCATGCGCTGTGCGACTTCGCGGCATGCCGCTTCCAGGATCCAGCCCTTGCTCTTTTCCGGAATAAAAAAGCAGACGCGGCCATTGGCCTTCGAAATCAGCGATTGCAGCCAATGCGCCCTGGCGTACTCGCGACGAATTTTGGCAATCCAATTCATGGGTTGTTTGAGTTCTTAGCGCCGTCGGACTACGCTTATGCCGCCAGTTTTTTGGTAACGGCTGGCTTTGTTTTTCGGATGGTATCAACGATTCTTTGCAGGTCCCGTTCGTGCACTTGCCGAAGCGGGGCCCACAGCGGGACGAATTCGCGCGCCACGAGCTCTTCGCCAAATCCAAGCAGGCAACGTTGCCCGTACAGGAATTCGAGCGAGAT is a genomic window containing:
- a CDS encoding class I SAM-dependent methyltransferase; the protein is MIEFVLRNVASAFGYELTKRYRSKLRAPIPQGAKLYVGCGEDKQEGYFGSDIRPLPHVHLACKAWEVSQFCTGLGEIYSRHTLEHLTLAELKVTLQDWHKALAEGGQVRIEVPNLAFAIAQWQRATWTAEAFEDRYSDACWGFAGLFGWQRECDPTTPEYNQSYWDVHKSGFTADSMRFFLTQAGFDEIEISFDRFTDKQIARRKIHPNASDDCHLIAMARKPRAVQQDTTTAGRRTATAA
- a CDS encoding glycosyltransferase family 4 protein, translating into MNWIAKIRREYARAHWLQSLISKANGRVCFFIPEKSKGWILEAACREVAQRMVSPYVFCDDYKGLPLASAYFFCHYHFYKSALSLNPWLAEKNCIVWFTHPKEPGLGGQETIDALNTARVVTMCSKWRQYLIELGVEQERVSTIVGAADLQFFQPHQRGGGRIGFCTAYYERKNPDRILEIIRMMPDQEFVLMGRNWREYPRFGELFGLGNLEYRETKYSQYPKFYNELDVFVSASQLEGGPIPLLESMMSNVVPVASDTGFAPDVIRHGENGFLFPAEDQDPAIVVDLIREAKRLQTDVRQSVIQYSWDAYTRNYEQLFRAA